The DNA segment GCAAGATCTTCATACTGAGAATTGCTGAAGGCGCGTTTCAGTTCTTGAGCCGGAGGGTTGCTTTGGATAAACTTTTCAAGGGAAGTCATGGCTGCTCGGTACCGTTGTCGCTCTTTCTTCTATTCTTCCCTGTTCATAAGCTATTTGTAATTGCTGTATCCTGTCATATCCTGAGCCATCACCTGAAATATACCGAGATTTACTGTAACGACAGATAGTAGCCAGCTCGATAGAGTGAAACTAACGGATGAAGAACGTTTCTTTATCTTGACCCCGTCAACGACTACTACGTGATTTGTAAGGAGAGCCCATAGTGTGTCAGCTTCTGCCATTTGATCAACGTGGCCAACCAGGGCTCCCAGGGGCGTGGTTCCGGCCCATCCCGATCCAGTGGGGGGACAGCCCCCTCTATGACCGCAATCGAATTCAACCCCTTGCCATGATTACTCCCCAGTACGTGCAAATGATGGCTGCCTACAGCCAGTGGCAACACGAGCAGCTCTTGAGCCGCTGCGACCAGCTTGCGAGCCATGAGCTGAGCCAAGACCGAGGCATGTTCTTCGGCTCCATTCTGCATACCTTAAACCACATCATTCATGTGGATTTGGCCTTGCACAAGCTGATTCATACCCAGCAGTTCGCCAACTTTGATCCGCGTGGCTTACCGTTTCCTGACTACACCCAGTTCAAGCGAGAGCGTCAAGCATTTGATCAGCAGCTTCGGACTGAGGCGGCAATTTTGGAGCAACCCTGGCTGGATGAAACGCTGAAGATTTGGAGCGATCGCCTCCAACGTCATCGTCACCTGTCGCGGGGTCTGTTTTACGTCCAGTTGTTCAACCATCAGACTCACCACCGCAGCCAAATTACTTCCGAACTGCACAAATTAGGCATCGATTACGGCAATACAGATGTGCCCTTTAATCCCTATTTCGAGTTCTAAAGGAAACGAGGAATTGACACATTCGCCCTTGTCATCGTCAAAGTTCTATCAAGCAGCAAATCCCGATGAATGACTTTTACGATCGCCTCGCTCCCTTCTATTCCCTCATCTATGAAGATTGGGATGCGGCCATTGCCCAGCAAGCTAACCAGTTATCCCACTTAATTCAGCAAAACTGGGGCACTGAGGTTAAAACTGTGCTGGATGTCTCCTGCGGCATTGGCACCCAGGCCTTGGGACTGGCGGCGCTGGGGTATCAGGTCACCGCCTCCGATTTGTCAGCAGGGGAAATCCACCTGGCTCGGCAGGAGGCTAACCGACGCAGGCTCAACATTCCCTTTTCGGTCTGCGATATGCGCCAGGTTGATCAGCACTATGCCGAAACCTTTGATGCCTTAATTTCCTGCGATAACTCAGTCCCGCACCTACTCACAGACGCTGCAATTCTTCAGGCCTTGCAGGCTTTTCGCAACTGTATTAAACCTGGCGGTGGCTGTCTGATTACCCTGCGAGATTACGACCGTGAACCCCGTGGTCGAGGGATTGTCAAACCTTACGGCCTGCGAGAAATGAGCGGTAAGCGCTATTTGTTGTTTCAAGTGTGGGATTTTGATGGCGATTGGTATGACCTGGCGTTCTACTTCCTGGAGGAGGATCGACAAACGCAGCAGGTACAAACCCATGTCATGCGATCGCGCTACTACGCCATCCGTCCCGATCACCTGGCGCAGCTCATGGAGAAGGCAGGATTCGTTCAGGTGATGCGCTTAGATAATCGGTATTTCCAGCCCGTCATCGTAGGTACCCAACCTTTGATTGCTTAAAGACCATGAACCCATTCCGACTGACACTCATATTCGCGACTATCTTCAGCGCCCCCATGGGCGGCCTCATAACTGCTCCAGCCTTAGCACAGCCAATGCTGATCGCCGATCACCCGATTCGGTTACCGACAGAGGTTAATTCTCCTACTGGACAAATTCAGTGCCATGCGGTGATCGAGGTAGAAATCGAGGCTCAGGCGATCGCTGCCGATGTGGAGTTTGTCTATCCTCAGCTGCGATCGGCTGAGTTTCTCAACGTACCGATCAGACTGGCAGAGCCAGGGGCTGAATCTACCGTCCAAAAGGCTTGATTCAGCACTGCTGGGGAAGACAGCTATTGGACGGTTCCCGTTGTGCTCGGGGTCGCTCCGGTCGTGATAACGCTAACAGCCGCTCCCCGCGATCCCGTCCATGATCGGTTTTTAGCAGAGTTTTCTGGTCATTCAACGGTGCTTGTCAGGTGTGAACCAAAAAGGCGGTTCTCCTCATGTTGTGGGCGATATACGCTACTAATCACCCGATCGCCGCTGCCTCAACGCGACTTTCTCCCCTGGAGCTAATTCTTAAAGCAGTGTCCCTGTTTTGACAACCCATTCCAAAGTTTGCTCCGATCATCGTTTGTTCTAGGAAACGCTCTCCCCTTAACGCCTAGCTGCCCCTAGAACAGCGATTTTTTCTACTTTCATTCCCGACTCCTTCTCGTTTGTAAAGTTCGTTGGTAAAGTACCGTCTTTAATGGCGATCGCCTTTCCTATTGATACCCAACCCTCTTGCCATGCCATTGCCCCAAAATCCTCGCGTTTTTATCCGCCAACCGATTGCTGAAGACTGCCAAACACTGCTATCCCTGCACCAGAGAAACCAAAGCTTCCACTTTCCCTGGGCCTTTCCACCACTGGATGAACCGAGATGTCAGAACTACATCTACCGCTGCCAAAATGATGACTTTGAAGGGCTGCTGATTTGCCATATCCATCACCATCAAATTATTGGGGTGACCTGAGTTCGACAGCTAAAAAGCGGCTTGTGGCAGGGCTTTAAGTTCATCATCTGGGATGCCTAAGGATGGCTTATCGGGGTGGTAGGCGTAGGCGATCAGGCCCGAGACCAGATTGACGAGGAAATTGAAGGGACTGCGGTGCCGCGAATGTTTGCCTTCGGCACGCTTCGCGAACGTTCTGGCAGATGTGTTTGAGTTGGTCATTGACCGTCTCGATAATCGGGCGTTTGCGCAGCAGGAGCTTATCGAGCAGGGGTATCAGGGCATTTTTCATGGTCTTGCGACGTTTGGTAATCAGCTCTAGACCCCGCTCAAAGAGCGCCTCAAAGAGCGCCTGCGAAATATACCCTCGGTCTCCAAACAGCTTTCCGACCAGATCTTTGGTCATCTCGGGCAGGGGCTTGCGGTCGTCGGTATTGCCCGACGTCAGGGCAACGGCTAGCAACTCACCGTGGTCGTTAATGATGAGGTGTAACTTAAAGCCGAAGTACCACCCCACCGACGATTTGCCCCAACCTGCTAAGCCCTTGAACGTCTTGTGAGTCTTGGCACGCTTACT comes from the Leptolyngbya sp. CCY15150 genome and includes:
- a CDS encoding IS982 family transposase, which codes for MSLSLARLDLTQIFCDVDDVYREFERLCEQAIPRLPCDGQPKTYQSRLSISDVMTIVIAFHGSGYRTFKDFYNQKVLPDWRAAFPKLVSYGRFIELMPWSFMALVSFLNTCCFGKVTGISFIDSTSVAVCHSKRAKTHKTFKGLAGWGKSSVGWYFGFKLHLIINDHGELLAVALTSGNTDDRKPLPEMTKDLVGKLFGDRGYISQALFEALFERGLELITKRRKTMKNALIPLLDKLLLRKRPIIETVNDQLKHICQNVREACRRQTFAAPQSLQFPRQSGLGPDRLRLPPR
- a CDS encoding class I SAM-dependent methyltransferase is translated as MNDFYDRLAPFYSLIYEDWDAAIAQQANQLSHLIQQNWGTEVKTVLDVSCGIGTQALGLAALGYQVTASDLSAGEIHLARQEANRRRLNIPFSVCDMRQVDQHYAETFDALISCDNSVPHLLTDAAILQALQAFRNCIKPGGGCLITLRDYDREPRGRGIVKPYGLREMSGKRYLLFQVWDFDGDWYDLAFYFLEEDRQTQQVQTHVMRSRYYAIRPDHLAQLMEKAGFVQVMRLDNRYFQPVIVGTQPLIA
- a CDS encoding DinB family protein; amino-acid sequence: MITPQYVQMMAAYSQWQHEQLLSRCDQLASHELSQDRGMFFGSILHTLNHIIHVDLALHKLIHTQQFANFDPRGLPFPDYTQFKRERQAFDQQLRTEAAILEQPWLDETLKIWSDRLQRHRHLSRGLFYVQLFNHQTHHRSQITSELHKLGIDYGNTDVPFNPYFEF